A genomic stretch from Oryzias latipes chromosome 24, ASM223467v1 includes:
- the tmem200a gene encoding transmembrane protein 200A isoform X1, whose translation MTAAAAGVLTGLAKLKRQDSARSQHRSLPPGSPGLGNPNTDPVPRKRKRRTDVVVVPGRLRLYSASGFFLFLGLIILGIGIGMATLGYWPHRKTTPTGGGNGAKLGKDLANTSHNVQGTPSKQTGSAVMRFLQRHLHSERMKMLGPFTMGIGIFIFICANAILHENRDRETKIIHMRDMYSTVIDIHRLRQKEQKHHYHRNSTCVRESADLHAFGGDAAARFPSNPLLAFSPWGGSGGGSAEEEEVLLGDEEFQRRNEQAKLDCSFAGLLAPLYRDRPFGGPALAHSDSVRHQWSVDGDAERGGHHAGSIVSSSISAFTLPVIKLNNCVIDEPEMEAITEEDRGGETGDGERSKPLCSTECLVVPVASVAKASKPPGLQRSNSASSSSSRCSFFSSSTLSPAPSSTSGCWLSPGAARSDFGSNTSLHMLNSHSKSLDLERGSSVLSVHQEQRKHPSWPRLDRSNSCRSHAGNRGSSKGYMRLEDREEQGEQRTDVSACMAARRDYSKREKLLMISRSHNNLSFEHDESNSSTMKRGSSETQF comes from the exons atgactgcagcagcagcaggtgtgcTCACAGGCTTGGCCAAGCTAAAACGCCAGGACTCCGCCCGCTCTCAGCATCGATCCTTACCACCTGGATCCCCGGGCTTAGGAAACCCCAATACTGATCCTGTGCCAAG aaaGAGGAAGCGGCGCACTGATGTGGTGGTGGTGCCTGGCAGGCTCCGCCTCTACTCGGCCTCcggcttcttcctcttcctgggACTCATCATCCTGGGAATAGGGATCGGCATGGCCACACTGGGTTACTGGCCGCACAGAAAAACCACACCCACAGGAGGAGGAAATGGGGCCAAACTAGGGAAAGATTTGGCCAACACAAGCCATAATGTGCAAG GCACACCTTCCAAGCAGACTGGGAGCGCCGTGATGCGTTTCCTGCAACGACATCTTCACTctgagaggatgaagatgcTTGGACCTTTCACCATGGGCATTGGGATTTTTATCTTCATCTGTGCTAATGCAATCCTTCATGAAAACAGAGACAGAGAAACAAAG ATCATCCATATGAGAGATATGTACTCTACAGTCATCGATATCCACCGCCTCAGGCAGAAGGAACAAAAACATCACTATCACCGCAACAGCACCTGTGTGAGAGAGTCAGCTGATCTTCACGCTTTTGGGGGTGATGCTGCTGCACGTTTTCCCAGCAACCCCCTCCTAGCGTTCTCCCCTTGGGGTGGAAGTGGAGGAGGATCGgcggaagaggaggaggtgttGCTAGGGGATGAAGAATTTCAGAGACGTAACGAGCAGGCTAAATTGGATTGTAGCTTTGCAGGGTTGCTGGCTCCACTCTACAGGGATCGTCCGTTTGGAGGTCCAGCGTTGGCCCACTCTGATTCTGTGCGTCACCAGTGGTCAGTGGATGGGGATGCGGAGAGGGGAGGACACCACGCTGGCTCCATTGTCTCTTCCTCCATCTCTGCATTTACACTTCCTGTAATAAAACTCAACAATTGTGTCATTGATGAACCAGAAATGGAGGCGATAACCGAGGAAGACAGAGGAGGGGAGACAGGCGATGGAGAGAGGTCAAAACCTCTCTGCTCCACAGAGTGTCTTGTTGTGCCGGTGGCATCTGTTGCAAAGGCCTCCAAGCCCCCAGGCTTACAGCGGAGTAACTCTgcctcatcatcttcctccCGCTGttctttcttctcctcctccacacTCTCCCCTGCTCCCTCCTCTACCTCAGGCTGTTGGCTTTCTCCAGGAGCAGCAAGGAGCGACTTTGGTTCTAATACCTCTTTGCACATGCTCAATAGCCATTCCAAATCCCTGGATTTAGAGCGCGGCTCTAGTGTTCTCAGTGTTCACCAGGAACAGAGGAAACACCCCAGCTGGCCCAGACTGGACCGCAGCAACAGCTGCCGCAGTCACGCTGGAAATCGAGGCAGCAGTAAAGGCTACATGCGCCTGGAGGAcagggaggagcaaggagaGCAGCGAACAGACGTGTCAGCGTGCATGGCGGCAAGACGCGACTACAGCAAACGTGAGAAGCTGCTAATGATATCCAGGTCACACAACAATCTGAGCTTTGAGCATGACGAGTCGAATAGTAGCACAATGAAAAGAGGAAGCTCTGAGACTCAATTCTGA
- the tmem200a gene encoding transmembrane protein 200A isoform X2, whose amino-acid sequence MTAAAAGVLTGLAKLKRQDSARSQHRSLPPGSPGLGNPNTDPVPRKRKRRTDVVVVPGRLRLYSASGFFLFLGLIILGIGIGMATLGYWPHRKTTPTGGGNGAKLGKDLANTSHNVQGTPSKQTGSAVMRFLQRHLHSERMKMLGPFTMGIGIFIFICANAILHENRDRETKIIHMRDMYSTVIDIHRLRQKEQKHHYHRNSTCVRESADLHAFGGDAAARFPSNPLLAFSPWGGSGGGSAEEEEVLLGDEEFQRRNEQAKLDCSFAGLLAPLYRDRPFGGPALAHSDSVRHQWSVDGDAERGGHHAGSIVSSSISAFTLPVIKLNNCVIDEPEMEAITEEDRGGETGDGERSKPLCSTECLVVPVASVAKASKPPGLQRSNSASSSSSRCSFFSSSTLSPAPSSTSGCWLSPGAARSDFGSNTSLHMLNSHSKSLDLERGSSVLSVHQEQRKHPSWPRLDRSNSCRSHAGNRGSSKGYMRLEDREEQGEQRTDVSACMAARRDYSKHPAKL is encoded by the exons atgactgcagcagcagcaggtgtgcTCACAGGCTTGGCCAAGCTAAAACGCCAGGACTCCGCCCGCTCTCAGCATCGATCCTTACCACCTGGATCCCCGGGCTTAGGAAACCCCAATACTGATCCTGTGCCAAG aaaGAGGAAGCGGCGCACTGATGTGGTGGTGGTGCCTGGCAGGCTCCGCCTCTACTCGGCCTCcggcttcttcctcttcctgggACTCATCATCCTGGGAATAGGGATCGGCATGGCCACACTGGGTTACTGGCCGCACAGAAAAACCACACCCACAGGAGGAGGAAATGGGGCCAAACTAGGGAAAGATTTGGCCAACACAAGCCATAATGTGCAAG GCACACCTTCCAAGCAGACTGGGAGCGCCGTGATGCGTTTCCTGCAACGACATCTTCACTctgagaggatgaagatgcTTGGACCTTTCACCATGGGCATTGGGATTTTTATCTTCATCTGTGCTAATGCAATCCTTCATGAAAACAGAGACAGAGAAACAAAG ATCATCCATATGAGAGATATGTACTCTACAGTCATCGATATCCACCGCCTCAGGCAGAAGGAACAAAAACATCACTATCACCGCAACAGCACCTGTGTGAGAGAGTCAGCTGATCTTCACGCTTTTGGGGGTGATGCTGCTGCACGTTTTCCCAGCAACCCCCTCCTAGCGTTCTCCCCTTGGGGTGGAAGTGGAGGAGGATCGgcggaagaggaggaggtgttGCTAGGGGATGAAGAATTTCAGAGACGTAACGAGCAGGCTAAATTGGATTGTAGCTTTGCAGGGTTGCTGGCTCCACTCTACAGGGATCGTCCGTTTGGAGGTCCAGCGTTGGCCCACTCTGATTCTGTGCGTCACCAGTGGTCAGTGGATGGGGATGCGGAGAGGGGAGGACACCACGCTGGCTCCATTGTCTCTTCCTCCATCTCTGCATTTACACTTCCTGTAATAAAACTCAACAATTGTGTCATTGATGAACCAGAAATGGAGGCGATAACCGAGGAAGACAGAGGAGGGGAGACAGGCGATGGAGAGAGGTCAAAACCTCTCTGCTCCACAGAGTGTCTTGTTGTGCCGGTGGCATCTGTTGCAAAGGCCTCCAAGCCCCCAGGCTTACAGCGGAGTAACTCTgcctcatcatcttcctccCGCTGttctttcttctcctcctccacacTCTCCCCTGCTCCCTCCTCTACCTCAGGCTGTTGGCTTTCTCCAGGAGCAGCAAGGAGCGACTTTGGTTCTAATACCTCTTTGCACATGCTCAATAGCCATTCCAAATCCCTGGATTTAGAGCGCGGCTCTAGTGTTCTCAGTGTTCACCAGGAACAGAGGAAACACCCCAGCTGGCCCAGACTGGACCGCAGCAACAGCTGCCGCAGTCACGCTGGAAATCGAGGCAGCAGTAAAGGCTACATGCGCCTGGAGGAcagggaggagcaaggagaGCAGCGAACAGACGTGTCAGCGTGCATGGCGGCAAGACGCGACTACAGCAAAC atcCAGCAAAGCTTTGA